From Stigmatopora argus isolate UIUO_Sarg chromosome 14, RoL_Sarg_1.0, whole genome shotgun sequence, the proteins below share one genomic window:
- the icam3 gene encoding hemicentin-2, giving the protein MDKRKIFMRLLVGLLISTIGACCPIEFDPPKVVVRYGDPVSINCSTSDPLYRGIGWESQQGGTGVKMARHLTWKLDSLKSWKMSPTCFLNPVPKSGRKQCFKYPDLVVYTFPENISIRTESAVVNEKRSIRLECHIIPIAPTKSVTVRWYDDESIIHQEKGELSRFGSPTALVSSFIFEGLSSRGRKFVNLTCEAVLDLTPEGPRFNVVSPKLSLLVQYDIEVTCPSTYTAIENELHNLSCSVKNAPPETLITWYKDGYEVELPETLSRHDAGHYVVVVATSFSNVVNATVDLNVVYPPSQIEELEDIKVELGSEVFLKCSTRGNPRPTYSWAVPTWTNVGHVNEDGVSRLQIQDVTFKHMGVYTCFASNDGGSVSKKVTVSLKECKPGWFQCGSGTCILGSLRCNGNMDCGDGSDEYLCGKHLNCPIKLNLETLVLQYLGESQNVTCSTTQPEDTVVTWQDSVLSFSTKVTWTPDTHKDWDLAPVCMASLPGGDFCENPLNFTLYKTPDTVTVRSVNNVTFMEGQPCKMHCDIVNVAPVQSLIVRWYHGNQTIEPSNREPFRMTDCPHNTTKSCDPSTTKTPVNVTANASFYFNRSHHDAALSCEAILELGPAGPRQAPTVMSRAVTFDVYYKPIINTTKLPKVIPLFRGYPEELVCEADGQPPPSIYWSNLAQKTVWESGGNITVLKAGRYICTAVNRVASVVHEVEVVPKEDYLPLIAGFVATTVVVISAIFIFIYSIYYKNTKMRRYSLKNPKLGGPNANVAHDGWDLQFPMTKLS; this is encoded by the exons ATGGACAAGCGGAAGATATTTATGCGCCTCTTGGTGGGGCTTTTAATCAGCACCATAG GTGCCTGCTGCCCCATTGAGTTTGACCCCCCGAAGGTGGTGGTACGATACGGAGACCCCGTGTCGATCAACTGCAGCACGTCTGACCCCCTGTACAGAGGGATAGGTTGGGAGTCTCAACAGGGGGGGACAGGCGTAAAGATGGCCCGTCATTTGACTTGGAAATTAGATTCCCTAAAATCATGGAAAATGAGCCCCACTTGCTTTCTCAACCCAGTGCCCAAAAGCGGGAGAAAGCAGTGCTTCAAATATCCAGACCTGGTTGTTTACA CATTTCCGGAAAATATCTCCATCCGAACTGAAAGTGCTGTTGTGAATGAAAAAAGGTCGATTAGACTGGAATGTCACATCATTCCAATAGCGCCAACAAAATCTGTCACCGTCCGGTGGTACGACGATGAAAGCATCATTCATCAAGAAAAAGGAGAGCTTAGTAGATTTGGAAGTCCCACTGCACTTGTTTCATCCTTTATTTTTGAAGGGTTGTCTTCAAGAGGGCGGAAGTTCGTCAATCTCACATGTGAGGCAGTATTAGACCTGACACCCGAGGGGCCACGATTCAACGTCGTTTCACCCAAGTTATCCTTGCTTGTTCAAT ATGACATTGAAGTGACATGTCCAAGTACGTACACTGCAATAGAGAATGAACTTCATAACCTCTCCTGCTCTGTGAAGAACGCGCCTCCTGAAACTTTGATCACATGGTACAAAGACGGATATGAGGTGGAGTTACCGGAGACCCTGTCAAGACACGACGCGGGGCACTATGTCGTCGTTGTTGCCACTTCATTTTCCAATGTGGTGAACGCTACAGTGGACCTCAATGTTGTAT ATCCGCCGTCACAGATAGAAGAGCTGGAGGACATCAAAGTTGAGCTTGGCTCAGAAGTATTCCTCAAGTGCTCCACCAGAGGCAACCCTAGGCCTACATACTCCTGGGCAGTACCCACTTGGACTAACGTCGGGCATGTCAACGAAGACGGGGTTTCTCGTCTGCAGATCCAAGATGTGACTTTCAAACACATGGGCGTATATACGTGCTTTGCCAGTAACGACGGAGGAAGTGTATCGAAGAAAGTCACAGTGAGTCTAAAAG AGTGCAAGCCCGGCTGGTTTCAGTGTGGAAGTGGCACCTGCATCTTGGGCTCTCTGAGATGTAACGGAAACATGGACTGTGGTGATGGGAGCGACGAATACCTCTGTg GCAAGCACCTCAACTGCCCCATTAAGTTGAACCTAGAGACACTGGTTCTCCAATACTTGGGCGAAAGCCAGAATGTCACATGCTCAACCACTCAGCCAGAAGATACCGTCGTAACCTGGCAAGACAGTGTTCTTTCCTTCTCAACCAAGGTCACATGGACCCCTGACACCCACAAGGACTGGGACCTTGCTCCAGTCTGCATGGCTTCATTACCAGGTGGAGATTTCTGCGAGAACCCTCTGAACTTCACACTCTACA AAACGCCAGACACTGTCACCGTACGGTCAGTCAACAATGTGACCTTTATGGAGGGCCAGCCATGTAAGATGCATTGTGACATCGTCAACGTGGCTCCCGTACAAAGCCTTATTGTGCGCTGGTATCATGGAAATCAAACCATTGAGCCGTCAAATAGAG AGCCATTTAGAATGACGGATTGTCCTCATAACACCACCAAGTCATGTGACCCAAGCACCACCAAGACTCCGGTAAATGTGACTGCCAACGCCAGCTTCTACTTCAACCGATCGCATCATGACGCAGCTTTAAGTTGCGAGGCAATCTTGGAGCTGGGACCGGCGGGACCACGGCAGGCCCCCACCGTCATGTCGCGCGCTGTCACCTTTGATGTCTACT ATAAGCCGATCATCAACACCACAAAGCTCCCAAAAGTCATCCCATTGTTCCGAGGTTACCCTGAGGAGCTTGTGTGCGAAGCCGACGGTCAGCCCCCACCCAGCATTTACTGGTCGAACCTCGCCCAAAAGACCGTTTGGGAGTCGGGAGGCAACATCACAGTTTTGAAGGCGGGCCGCTACATCTGCACGGCTGTCAATCGCGTGGCTTCAGTTGTCCACGAGGTTGAAGTTGTGCCAAAAG AGGACTACCTACCCCTCATTGCCGGATTTGTGGCGACTACGGTGGTGGTCATTTCAGCTATTTTTATCTTCATCTACTCCATCTACTACAAAAACACCAAGATGCGCCGCTACAGCCTGAAGAATCCTAAACTAGGGGGCCCCAATGCCAACGTGGCCCACGATGGCTGGGACTTGCAGTTCCCTATGACCAAACTGTCGTGA